The following is a genomic window from Malus sylvestris chromosome 7, drMalSylv7.2, whole genome shotgun sequence.
cttgctccaaataaacaaattttgttcacaaaacccaagatgcccttgaacttgtacaaaaacacttgggtaaacataaacattttttgttttacacccacaagggcccaaaattttccttcttatttattcacttatatatgttcccaaacatattataatagatccaacaacaagccaaagtcccaagtttcataatggacaaaagtacaagcaattcatcaataatgaaggtgctacaaaaattggaatctgccccaaaatagaaatccaacccaagagactttttctctctctccctcttccgcctcctttcatctatcaaatttctgcaacctctgctcttctccaatggagctgaattttggacaccctatagttcttgagcatatgaacaactttcaagaaggaaccatttctgtttgaacgacggaaattaaagtgttgaagctccaaacatgatagtcggcttcttgcagatttcgaagctgttgtgatgtttcgaagatctggaaatatttaaccgttagttcatcctgaatttttgatatgttatgaaagagtcgatgaggaacaacttcaatgaagaaagcataccgatctgaacaagagaaaatggagtttcgaagctcacaacaaatctgacgggttgacagaaaaataataaccaatcattcatcatacctggatttctggagttatactgctccgagggatctcaaatttggatatgttgtagttcacgagctgaggaacaacttcaatgaagaaagcataccgatatgaacaagagaaaatggagtttcgaagctcacaacaaatctgacgggttgacagaaaaataataaccagtcattcctcatacctggatttctggagttatactgctccgagggatctcaaatttggatatgttgtagttcacaagctgaggaacaacttcaatgaagaaagcatgctgatctgagcaagagaaaatagagtttcaaagctcacaacaaatctgacgggttgacagccaattgataaacagtcactcatcatacctggatttctggaaaCCTATGGCTCAGGAAACAATAATTTGGCTCCACTTGATCTTCAAAGCCCTACAGTTTTTTGACAACCACTactacaaaaccctaatcaaGAACAAAGGTCTCCTCCAGTCTGATGAGCAGCTCTTCGATGGTGGTTCCACCAATGCCACAGTGCGCGCCTACAGCAAAAGCTACGATACCTTCAGTTCTGATTGCGAGAGCCATGATCAAGATGGGAGATATCAAACCCCTCACTGGATCTCATGGGGAGATTAGGAAGAATTATAGGAAACCTAATTAAGCTTAGTACGTGGGTACTTAAGCCTGACTTCAGCCTACAGGCATATGTCTTAAGAATAAAATTGTTTTGGGGAGATTTTACTTAAAAAGTATAACTAATGACCTTATCATCTTGTTAAGGTCCACTATAAATATTCTTCACTGTTGATAAGCAAATATTCATGTCAAGTGTCTAGCCTTCCAAGATAAGTTGCTTTCAATCATATATTAATAGAATTTTACGGTTTAATTCTCATGTATTCCATAATTCTCAATATAAATACATACAATCTTTGTTACATAAGGAAAACAATAAAGGACACATATTTACATTCCCTTTCTACATACTAACTTACGCAATAATATTTGTACTTATTCATAAGAAATTACTGAAAACAATAAGGCTATGTATAAAAGGTACGCCTTTAGCTCTAATATACTACGTAGAATTTAGAGAACTGAATGATGATCCCTCAAGGTACAAATACATGTCCAAGTCAGTGACTTTGAGTGCAAGCTAGCTAGTTTACTTGGCATGCAAGATAGAAATACAACTAGGAGAAGTAAGCCTAATCTAACCCAAATAGGTAACAGAATTTGAACCGTATTTATCCCCATACAAAGTTGACAGACTACAACGATTAACACATCTAGCTTCTGGAAAAAcatgaaataattaaatttcaGAAGAGAGAAAAGTTTATAACTCTTCATAGAGAACATTTTAAACCGGCAAGAGAAAAtgtaagtgtagtggatttttttattgaagagTCCTCTACGTCTACAACCTTGTCATAATTTGCATAATTATCTCCTGTGTATTATCACCTTATCTTGGAGCTTTGTAATCACGTTAGGACTTGTATTAGGTATTAGGAGTTATACAGTCCCTTTAGGACTCTCTGTTAACCTAGCAGACTTGTATATTTATACTCGATTATGAGCAATGAAGAAATAGTGACTTCCATCAATATTATAGTTTTATGTTTACTGTGTTCTTTCTCTGAACTTATATTTCTACAGATTTATTGTGTGCAAAAGAAAAACTTTCATGATGTACCTACCTCGGAATTCAAGATTGGAATGGGTGGAAAAGAAACTCAAGACAGAACCCAACTCTCTATcagttaaaagaaaaaagactagaaaaatttcacaaatcacCAACGAAGAGATTTTAAACATAAATTGGTCAAACTTTTCAGTCGGAAGGTTGTTATGTTAAAAAACCACGTGTCCCCTGTTGAAGCCAATATGTGTGCAGAAGTACTCTATTTTGTAAGTAATAAGTGGACTACCAGATGCATAGTAAGACTGTTTAGTAAATTGCTCTTTTGTAGGATGACTTTGAGTTGGTACACTTACACTGAGTCTATAAGTAACTAATTAAGCAGATATTACGAAAGTAAAATCCATGCATATCTGCTGAatttatcaatcatatatatacacttgtCTTCTGGAAGCTGATTTCACTAGAAGCAAAAACTactcttattttcttttacttttttatttgatttaatcaACTGCCCCAGTTGAAGATTCACCTATCCGACATAGCTAAGCACAAGAGAGTGCTTGGGCCAATTCCAAACCCTTCCGTGATTAACCAAATTAAGAACAGATATATATGAGATCAATGGCTTCCTCTTACTCCTTCATGGCCATTGTGACCTTGTCTTTCCTAATCGTGCACGTTGACGTAGTGAAAAGTGATGGACTCTCAACAACTTATTATGCATCATCTTGCCCAAAGTTCTTCCCTACTGTGAAATCCATAGTCGAATCCGCAATAAGAAAAGAGGCTCGAATGGGAGCCTCTCTCCTCCGCCTCTTCTTCCATGACTGTTTTGTTAATGTAAATCTTCTCCGTCATCCTTGTGCATAAACTTTGAACGGTATCATGCATTGAGCAATTTACAAACTGGTCACAGATTATAGCATTATTATTACTAACGTGGTAATTATTCcttgttttcttaatttggtTTGTCTTAGAAATAAATATTATTGGTGTGCAGGGATGTGATGGGTCGGTGCTCCTGGATGATGCGCCTAACTTTATTGGAGAGAAAAATGTACCTCCTAATAAGAATTCTTCAAGGGGATTTGAAGTCATTGATGAAGTCAAGTCTGCAGTAGAGAAAGTGTGCCCCGGCACCGTATCATGTGCTGACATAGTGGCCACTGTTGCTAGAGACTCTGTTGTCATGGTAAGTTACATACCAAATAGTTCTTGATCTAATATTACTTCTGTTTTCAAAGCGTCATGGTCATAATTTCCATTCATGTATCTAGTTGTATGAGCATACTATGCGTACATTGCAGCTTGGCGGGCCAAGTTGGGGCATTCAACTGGGAAGAAAAGACGCTAGGGCTACAAACCCAGTTGTTACTAATGTCAGCATACCCACCGCAAGGGCTAACCTAAAGGAGCTCATCCTTAGATTCAGTGGTATTGCACTCAACAAGAGGGACTTGGTTGCTCTATCTGGTAGTTGCTTCATTAGATCGACACATTCGCATATTTTTCAAAACCATATAGCCGGTTCGACCTGAATGTGATGAAAACTAATTACTTTACGTAAAATGCAGGAGCTCATACACTTGGGCAAGCACAATGCCACAACTTCAGAAAGCGGATATACAATGAAACCAACATAGACACAGATCTAGCACAACAAAGAAGATCAAAATGCCCTAAAGCCAAAGGCTCAGGGGATCATCATTTGGCTCCGATTGATGCTCAAACCCCGATAGTGTTCGACAACAGCCACTACAAAAACCTTGTCCAGAAAAAAGGACTCCTCCATTCCGATCAGCAGTTGTTCAGTGGAGGCAAAACTGACTCCATCGTACGTGAGTATAGTGAACACCAGGAATCCTTCTTTAACGACTTTGTGTCAGCAATGATCAAGATGGGAACCATCAACCCCCTCATTGGACCGGCTGGCGAGATTAGATTGAATTGCAGGAGGATTAACCCCATCGTTTGATTAGAATGGTTGCACGCATGGCTTTACAATCGATTAATTATGTTTTCAGGAGATCTTCTTACCTTAGAAAAATAGTAGTTAGAATTTCGCTTTTGTTTGACATCAGTAATATTGGTTGATTAGATTATGAAGTTAACATAGGAAAATTTAGATGCAAAAAATTGAGCAAAATCAGTAAAACCACGCTATTATGCGCAGACAATGCGTAAGCTATAACGTGATTCACCCAAATTGAATTATGTCTTAGGAGTAAGATGGATTTCCATTCTAAGGAATACACAGGACAAGCATGAGACGGTTCGAAATTCAAGAGTGAAAATCATGAAACAAAAGTTGCATCTTTATTCGAAATAAGATTTGTCGTGgggaataaataaaaaaaattaacataacaAACATGCTgacctagaaaaaaaaaaagaaaaaaaaacaagcttTCTGAAAAAAGGATGAATTCCAGACCCGTATTTCACAAGGCATGTTCTGGTTCGATTCCTGCCACTGATGAATCGGATGATGGTAACCAGGAAAGGTTGAAATGCTTCTGTAGGTCTTTCTGACCCTCGAAAAGATGGACTACCATGGCAACACTACTAGCTAGTCCCCTTTTTTAAAGAAGGGAGAAACCATGTGTAACAACTTCGGGATAGGAAAAAGAGCGTCAAACAAAATGGGCTCTCACTTGTGGGCTTTAATATTAGAGCTACGGTCATCTGGTTGGATCCACAATTGGGTTGGGTTTTCATTTTTGGCCCTTCACATATTGAGATACTAATACTAGTTATACATGTTTAATAAATTCAGAAGCAATTTAATTAGCAATGAATAATGATGTTAGCCTGTAACCAAAAGATGACTAATGATACTACCAA
Proteins encoded in this region:
- the LOC126630373 gene encoding peroxidase P7-like, which codes for MASSYSFMAIVTLSFLIVHVDVVKSDGLSTTYYASSCPKFFPTVKSIVESAIRKEARMGASLLRLFFHDCFVNGCDGSVLLDDAPNFIGEKNVPPNKNSSRGFEVIDEVKSAVEKVCPGTVSCADIVATVARDSVVMLGGPSWGIQLGRKDARATNPVVTNVSIPTARANLKELILRFSGIALNKRDLVALSGAHTLGQAQCHNFRKRIYNETNIDTDLAQQRRSKCPKAKGSGDHHLAPIDAQTPIVFDNSHYKNLVQKKGLLHSDQQLFSGGKTDSIVREYSEHQESFFNDFVSAMIKMGTINPLIGPAGEIRLNCRRINPIV